The following proteins are encoded in a genomic region of Thiomonas sp. X19:
- the meaB gene encoding methylmalonyl Co-A mutase-associated GTPase MeaB encodes MMATPVRSDALVERALAGDNAAMARLMSRAEAASPECRPAFARLYAKAGRSRVIGITGVPGSGKSTLVSMLTLKLRALGKRVGIIAVDPSSPYSGGSIMGDRIRMSELVNDEGVFIRSMATRGAHGGMARASLEAVDVLDAAGFDYVIIETVGVGQAEVEIARAAHTVVVVSAPGLGDDIQAIKAGILEIADVHVVSKCDRSDANRTISDLKAMLTMGLSLDGSSLWQPPVVPTSSAKGEGFEQLIECLDRHSQHIRNSSAGQQRLRKIAEFRMLKTAEDLLAQRFLDARQSTLTAISARLSDRQISPYQAAEQLLAGFNLQGQA; translated from the coding sequence ATGATGGCCACGCCTGTACGCTCCGACGCGCTTGTCGAGCGCGCACTTGCAGGCGACAACGCGGCCATGGCGCGCCTGATGAGCCGCGCCGAGGCCGCCTCGCCGGAGTGTCGTCCTGCGTTCGCGCGCCTGTACGCCAAGGCGGGCAGGTCGCGTGTCATCGGCATCACAGGCGTGCCGGGCAGTGGAAAGTCCACCTTGGTTTCGATGCTCACGCTGAAACTGCGTGCGCTGGGCAAGCGTGTCGGAATCATCGCCGTCGACCCTTCCAGCCCCTACTCCGGCGGTTCCATCATGGGAGACCGTATTCGCATGTCGGAACTCGTCAACGACGAGGGCGTATTCATCCGAAGCATGGCTACACGCGGTGCCCACGGCGGCATGGCGCGCGCCTCGCTGGAAGCGGTCGACGTTCTCGACGCCGCCGGATTCGACTATGTCATCATTGAAACCGTCGGTGTCGGTCAGGCTGAAGTCGAGATTGCGAGGGCCGCTCACACCGTCGTTGTCGTATCGGCACCTGGCCTGGGCGACGACATTCAGGCCATCAAGGCAGGCATCCTGGAGATTGCGGACGTCCACGTTGTCAGCAAGTGCGACCGTTCGGACGCCAATCGTACGATCAGTGATCTCAAGGCAATGCTCACCATGGGTCTGTCGTTGGATGGCAGTAGCTTGTGGCAGCCTCCCGTGGTTCCCACCAGCTCTGCCAAGGGCGAGGGATTCGAGCAGTTGATCGAATGTCTTGATCGCCATTCGCAGCACATACGCAACTCCAGCGCAGGGCAGCAGCGCCTGCGCAAAATCGCAGAGTTTCGAATGCTCAAGACCGCGGAAGACCTGCTGGCCCAGCGATTTCTGGATGCGCGTCAGAGCACCTTGACCGCCATCTCCGCACGACTCTCAGATCGCCAGATCTCCCCATACCAAGCCGCAGAGCAACTGCTTGCCGGCTTCAACCTTCAAGGACAAGCATGA
- a CDS encoding transposase, which produces MQIKSAPRRRHAAELKARVLAACGEPGASVAAIARAYDLNANLVRKWRRGVAPAARPPASPSSAGHGAGEFIALALPSREAVPTALADIRIELRRGATSVAVSWPLAAADQCAAWLRGWLR; this is translated from the coding sequence ATGCAAATCAAGAGTGCGCCGCGGCGGCGCCACGCCGCTGAACTCAAGGCCAGGGTGCTTGCCGCGTGCGGCGAGCCCGGCGCCTCGGTGGCGGCCATTGCGCGCGCCTACGACCTCAACGCCAACCTCGTGCGCAAGTGGCGCCGTGGCGTAGCGCCAGCGGCCCGGCCGCCGGCATCACCCAGCAGCGCAGGCCACGGCGCAGGCGAGTTCATCGCGCTGGCTTTGCCAAGTCGTGAGGCCGTCCCAACAGCGCTGGCAGACATCCGCATCGAACTGCGCCGGGGTGCCACGAGCGTTGCCGTGAGCTGGCCCCTGGCGGCTGCCGATCAGTGCGCGGCGTGGCTTCGCGGTTGGCTACGATGA
- a CDS encoding gamma carbonic anhydrase family protein — MSALEASPFVLEYMGVRPAFNGPVRSSGFGSAVLGRVTLGNDAILGPFAVLRGDGHVVEVGDNLYLGLHSTVHIAHELYSAKLGARVTIGSNSVVHACTVGDDCVIEENVAVLDGAIVGKGCVVAAGSVVYPRSVLPPGQWCEGSPAVPMRPLDSVELRELHKRVRADGLIGSSKAIERVANSVAISGGDHGYVAATVTGSGTLRMGEGSSLWFGCVLESGALGVTIASGANVQDNTVLRSEEHLVRVGEGSTIGHNVLLHDCTVGARVLVGMGSTLAPGTVVMDDTFVAAGSCTAPGQVLKSGWLWGGRPARAMSRMSGRMHQVIQVSAEIYREYATEFAANQEAVLRGADR; from the coding sequence ATGAGCGCGCTTGAGGCCTCCCCCTTCGTGCTTGAGTACATGGGGGTTCGACCCGCCTTCAACGGGCCCGTGCGCTCCAGCGGATTTGGGAGTGCCGTACTTGGACGGGTAACGTTGGGCAACGACGCCATACTCGGGCCGTTTGCCGTCCTGCGTGGTGATGGCCATGTGGTCGAAGTCGGGGACAACTTGTATCTCGGCCTGCATAGCACGGTGCACATCGCGCACGAGCTCTATAGTGCGAAGCTCGGAGCGCGTGTCACCATCGGATCTAACTCAGTCGTCCACGCGTGCACCGTGGGCGATGACTGCGTCATCGAGGAAAACGTCGCAGTACTGGATGGCGCGATTGTCGGAAAGGGCTGCGTCGTGGCTGCCGGGTCAGTGGTCTATCCCCGAAGCGTGTTGCCCCCCGGGCAGTGGTGTGAGGGGTCGCCTGCGGTACCAATGCGACCTCTAGATTCAGTCGAATTGCGCGAGCTGCATAAACGCGTACGAGCTGACGGGCTGATTGGTTCGTCAAAGGCGATTGAGCGGGTTGCGAACTCGGTCGCAATCAGCGGCGGCGATCACGGCTACGTGGCGGCGACTGTTACGGGCTCAGGCACCCTTCGCATGGGGGAAGGCAGCAGCCTCTGGTTTGGCTGCGTCTTGGAGTCCGGCGCGCTCGGTGTCACCATCGCCTCGGGCGCGAACGTTCAGGACAATACTGTTCTGCGTTCCGAGGAGCACCTGGTAAGGGTCGGCGAAGGGTCAACGATTGGGCACAACGTGCTGTTGCATGACTGCACCGTTGGTGCGCGCGTCCTGGTCGGCATGGGGAGTACCTTGGCACCTGGCACTGTCGTCATGGACGACACGTTCGTTGCCGCAGGGTCATGTACCGCTCCAGGACAAGTACTCAAGAGCGGGTGGTTGTGGGGCGGCCGTCCGGCGCGCGCCATGTCCCGCATGAGCGGCCGCATGCATCAAGTCATTCAGGTATCGGCCGAGATCTATCGCGAGTACGCGACTGAGTTTGCGGCCAACCAGGAGGCTGTTCTGCGCGGTGCGGATCGCTGA
- a CDS encoding DUF4148 domain-containing protein: MKTCKFVPSLLLAGALVAPLAAYAAQPVHSAPGEIGIVFHDAPGTQTREQVRRELDAFRRNPVSADGHWRQVGGGIGWATVPHAYKLQNGKLLHADRFDHSTPRPDLNMTAEERQMARELYTGG, translated from the coding sequence ATGAAAACCTGCAAATTTGTTCCGAGTCTGTTGCTGGCCGGCGCCCTGGTCGCGCCCCTGGCCGCGTATGCCGCACAGCCCGTTCACTCCGCCCCCGGCGAGATCGGCATCGTCTTCCACGATGCCCCAGGCACCCAAACGCGCGAGCAGGTGCGGCGCGAACTCGATGCCTTTCGCCGCAACCCCGTCTCGGCAGATGGTCATTGGCGCCAGGTCGGCGGCGGGATCGGCTGGGCAACCGTGCCCCACGCCTACAAACTGCAAAATGGAAAGCTGCTGCACGCCGATCGCTTCGACCACAGCACTCCCCGGCCGGATCTGAATATGACGGCTGAAGAACGGCAGATGGCTCGAGAGCTATACACCGGCGGTTGA
- a CDS encoding bifunctional 2-polyprenyl-6-hydroxyphenol methylase/3-demethylubiquinol 3-O-methyltransferase UbiG has protein sequence MKTCVKCSSKQCEGAGWKCLVCGYMPPQKDGFVILAPNMVEMNDGYHVALFSECAAIETHHFWFVVRRKIIVDFLKSELPYSTSMLEIGCGNGFMLSDIQKNFPGLTLCGSEASLEGLHHASTLSIGANLIQMDARSIPFEEEFDIIGAFDVLEHIDLDERVLQQMYCACKPGGGIFLTVPQHQWLWSSTDEYAGHKRRYSRAELVRKVEAAGFRVQRVTSFVFLLLPLMVISRLLQRNSKKSKNPVDEGFRIGRFTNRILRVLLEIERWPIRMGVSLPMGGSLLLVARKP, from the coding sequence ATGAAAACTTGTGTGAAATGCAGCAGCAAACAGTGTGAGGGCGCCGGCTGGAAGTGTCTCGTGTGTGGGTATATGCCGCCACAAAAAGACGGATTCGTGATTCTGGCACCCAATATGGTGGAGATGAATGACGGTTATCATGTTGCTTTATTTTCAGAATGCGCTGCGATAGAAACTCATCACTTTTGGTTTGTCGTGCGCAGAAAAATAATCGTGGATTTTCTCAAATCGGAGCTTCCATATTCAACAAGCATGTTGGAAATTGGCTGTGGAAACGGGTTTATGTTATCGGATATCCAGAAAAATTTTCCGGGCCTGACACTATGCGGCAGCGAGGCCTCGCTCGAGGGACTGCACCATGCATCGACACTCTCCATCGGGGCAAATTTGATTCAAATGGACGCCAGATCCATACCATTTGAGGAGGAATTTGACATTATCGGAGCGTTTGACGTTCTGGAGCATATCGATCTCGACGAGAGAGTCCTTCAGCAGATGTATTGTGCATGTAAACCGGGCGGTGGGATCTTCTTGACTGTGCCACAGCATCAATGGTTATGGAGCAGCACAGATGAATATGCTGGCCACAAACGACGTTACTCGCGCGCCGAATTGGTGCGCAAAGTTGAGGCGGCGGGCTTTCGCGTGCAACGCGTCACCTCATTTGTTTTTTTGCTCCTCCCCCTCATGGTGATTTCACGGTTGCTGCAGAGAAATTCGAAAAAATCAAAGAACCCGGTTGATGAAGGGTTCCGAATCGGGAGATTCACCAATCGAATCTTGCGAGTTTTGCTCGAAATTGAACGTTGGCCGATCAGGATGGGAGTTTCCCTGCCGATGGGGGGATCGTTACTGCTCGTCGCAAGAAAGCCCTGA
- a CDS encoding IS5 family transposase (programmed frameshift), producing MAETLHRHDISDRHWALLEPSLPGRAGVWGGVALDNRQFINAVFWILRTGAPWRDLPASYGGWKNTHRRFCRWRDGGVWESLLEQLMVEPDYEWLMLDASHCKVHPHAAGARGSNQGMSRTKGGFNTKIHLAVDAHGLPLRAAITEGTRADCAEAEQLMDGFKMDCLLADKGYDSDAIVAKAQAQGAQAVIPPRKNRKQPRTYDKALDKLRHLVENAFLHLERWRGIATRYAKNVASFVAAVQIRCLALWLHIS from the exons ATGGCAGAGACTCTTCATCGACACGACATTTCAGACAGGCACTGGGCCTTGCTCGAACCCTCTTTGCCGGGACGAGCGGGTGTTTGGGGTGGGGTTGCGCTGGACAACCGCCAATTCATCAATGCCGTGTTCTGGATTCTTCGCACCGGCGCGCCGTGGCGAGACCTACCGGCCTCGTATGGCGGGTGGAAAAACACCCATCGACGTTTTTGTCGCTGGCGTGACGGGGGCGTATGGGAGTCGCTCTTGGAGCAACTCATGGTTGAGCCCGACTACGAATGGCTCATGCTGGATGCCAGCCATTGCAAGGTTCACCCGCACGCAGCGGGAGCGCGTGGAAGCAATCAGGGCATGAGCCGTACAAAAGGGGGCT TCAACACCAAGATACATCTGGCCGTGGATGCGCATGGTCTGCCGCTCAGAGCGGCTATTACAGAAGGTACCCGAGCAGATTGCGCAGAGGCTGAGCAGTTGATGGACGGGTTCAAGATGGACTGCCTGCTTGCTGACAAAGGCTACGACAGCGATGCCATCGTGGCGAAAGCCCAAGCGCAAGGTGCCCAGGCCGTGATTCCGCCGCGCAAGAATCGCAAGCAACCCAGAACGTACGACAAAGCGCTCGACAAGCTACGCCATCTGGTCGAGAACGCCTTCCTGCATCTCGAGCGGTGGAGGGGAATCGCGACGCGCTACGCGAAAAACGTCGCCTCATTCGTTGCCGCCGTGCAAATTCGCTGTCTCGCCCTCTGGCTGCATATCTCGTGA
- a CDS encoding methylmalonyl-CoA mutase family protein, with protein sequence MNAKPATEAKQSLQAQVKEWEATEVAAFLAKQTEKKEQFFTYGGFPLKRTYTALDIEDHPVEDIGLPGRYPFTRGPYPTMYRSRTWTMRQIAGFGTGEDTNKRFKYLIAQGQTGLSTDFDMPTLMGYDSDHPMSEGEVGREGVAIDTLADMQALLDGIDLEKISVSLTINPSAWILLAMYVALAQQRGYDMNKLSGTIQADILKEYMAQKEYVFPIAPSVRIVRDCITYCAKNMKRYNPINVSGYHISEAGSSPLHEVAFTMCNLVTYVEAVLETGMRVDEFAPRLAFFFVCQTDFFEEIAKFRAARRVYAKIMRDRFGATNPESMRLRFHCQTAAATLTKPQYKINIVRTAIQALSAVLGGAQSLHTNGMDEAFSIPTEEAMKIALRTQQIIAEEAHVTEVVDPVGGSYYVEHLTNEYERRVFEIMEEVENNGGTIKLIEEGWFQRHIADFSYEQALNKQSGDKPVIGVNRFQEPGEVADLETHPHDPTAERRQIERLRRIRRERDGVKVNTLLDELVAVAKDEKQNIMPVTIELVRAGASMGDIIERLKSIWGTYREVPVF encoded by the coding sequence ATGAACGCCAAGCCTGCGACCGAAGCCAAACAATCGCTGCAAGCACAAGTCAAGGAATGGGAGGCTACAGAGGTTGCCGCGTTCCTTGCCAAGCAAACGGAGAAGAAGGAGCAGTTTTTCACCTACGGGGGCTTTCCGCTGAAGCGCACATACACAGCGCTTGACATCGAGGACCACCCGGTTGAGGACATCGGCCTGCCAGGCCGATACCCGTTCACGCGTGGACCGTACCCGACGATGTATCGCAGCCGCACGTGGACGATGCGCCAGATCGCTGGTTTCGGGACCGGGGAAGACACCAACAAGCGGTTCAAATACTTGATAGCGCAGGGTCAAACCGGCCTATCCACGGACTTTGACATGCCGACCTTGATGGGCTACGACTCTGACCACCCGATGTCAGAAGGTGAGGTGGGGCGCGAAGGCGTGGCGATCGACACACTCGCCGACATGCAAGCGCTGCTGGACGGCATCGACCTTGAGAAGATTTCGGTGTCGCTCACCATCAACCCGTCGGCCTGGATCCTTCTGGCGATGTATGTGGCACTTGCGCAGCAGCGCGGCTACGACATGAACAAGCTGTCGGGCACGATCCAGGCGGACATCCTCAAGGAATACATGGCGCAGAAGGAGTATGTTTTTCCGATCGCGCCATCGGTGCGCATCGTGCGCGATTGCATCACGTATTGCGCGAAGAACATGAAACGTTACAACCCGATCAACGTATCGGGCTATCACATCTCCGAAGCCGGCTCGTCGCCCTTGCACGAAGTGGCGTTCACGATGTGCAACCTGGTCACCTATGTCGAAGCGGTGCTGGAGACAGGCATGCGGGTGGACGAGTTCGCGCCTCGCCTGGCGTTCTTCTTCGTGTGCCAAACAGATTTCTTCGAAGAGATCGCCAAGTTTCGCGCTGCACGTCGTGTCTACGCAAAGATCATGCGTGATCGCTTCGGCGCCACGAATCCGGAATCGATGCGACTGCGGTTCCACTGTCAAACGGCAGCCGCCACGCTGACCAAGCCGCAATACAAGATCAACATCGTTCGCACTGCGATTCAGGCCCTGTCGGCGGTGTTGGGTGGTGCACAAAGTCTGCACACCAACGGAATGGATGAGGCTTTCTCGATTCCGACCGAGGAGGCGATGAAGATCGCGCTGCGAACGCAACAGATCATCGCTGAAGAGGCGCACGTCACGGAGGTCGTGGATCCGGTCGGCGGTTCGTACTACGTCGAGCACCTCACCAACGAGTACGAGCGCAGGGTCTTCGAGATCATGGAGGAGGTCGAGAACAACGGCGGCACCATCAAGCTGATCGAGGAAGGATGGTTCCAGCGCCACATCGCGGACTTCTCCTACGAGCAGGCGCTGAACAAGCAAAGCGGGGATAAACCAGTGATTGGCGTGAACCGATTCCAGGAACCCGGCGAGGTGGCTGACCTGGAAACTCATCCACATGATCCGACTGCCGAGCGGAGGCAGATCGAGCGACTCCGGCGCATCCGGCGCGAGCGCGACGGCGTGAAGGTCAACACGTTGCTCGATGAGCTGGTGGCGGTGGCCAAGGATGAAAAGCAAAACATCATGCCGGTCACGATCGAACTCGTGCGCGCTGGTGCAAGCATGGGTGACATCATCGAGCGCCTCAAGTCCATCTGGGGAACCTATCGCGAAGTGCCGGTGTTCTGA
- a CDS encoding IS3 family transposase (programmed frameshift) codes for MNKSNKFSPEVRERAVRMVQEHRGEYPSLWAAVESIAPKIGCSAHTLLEWVRRDEVDAGTRPGVTSAEAQRVKDLEREVKELRRANEILKLASAFFAPGGARPPTQELKAFVDQYRDRFGVEPICKVLQIAPSGYRLHAARQRHPELLPARTQRDQRLIPHIQQVWQANMQVYGVDKVWKQMHREGVVVARCTVERLMRRLGLQGTRRGKVVRTTIPDAKALCPLDHVHRVFKAARPNALWVSDFTYVSTWQGWLYVAFVIDVFARRIVGWRVSSSMRTDFVLDALEQALYARQPERDDALIHHSDRGSQYVSIRYTERLAEAGIEPSVGSKGDSYDNALAETINGLYKTELIHRRAPWKTKESVELATLEWVAWFNNHRLMEPLGYIPPAEAEANYWRQQASQATTVAA; via the exons ATGAACAAGTCAAACAAGTTTTCCCCTGAAGTCCGCGAGCGCGCCGTGCGGATGGTGCAGGAGCACCGCGGTGAGTACCCCTCGCTGTGGGCCGCTGTGGAGTCGATTGCCCCCAAGATCGGCTGCTCGGCGCACACCCTGCTGGAGTGGGTCAGACGCGACGAGGTCGATGCAGGCACGCGCCCAGGCGTGACCTCGGCAGAAGCGCAGCGGGTCAAGGATCTGGAGCGCGAGGTCAAGGAATTGCGCCGGGCCAACGAGATCCTCAAGCTGGCCAGCGCGTTTTTCGCCC CAGGCGGAGCTCGACCGCCGACTCAAGAGCTGAAGGCATTTGTTGATCAATATCGTGACCGCTTCGGGGTCGAGCCGATCTGCAAGGTCTTGCAGATCGCCCCAAGCGGTTACCGCCTGCATGCGGCCCGGCAGCGCCATCCTGAGTTGCTGCCGGCACGCACCCAGCGCGATCAGCGGCTGATCCCCCACATCCAACAGGTCTGGCAAGCGAACATGCAGGTCTATGGCGTTGACAAGGTCTGGAAGCAAATGCACCGCGAGGGTGTGGTGGTGGCGCGCTGCACGGTGGAGCGGCTGATGCGCAGGCTCGGATTGCAGGGCACCAGGCGCGGCAAGGTCGTGCGCACCACGATCCCTGACGCCAAGGCGCTGTGTCCGCTGGACCACGTCCACAGGGTCTTCAAGGCTGCGCGGCCCAATGCCCTTTGGGTGTCCGACTTCACCTACGTGTCCACCTGGCAGGGCTGGCTGTACGTGGCGTTCGTCATCGACGTCTTCGCCCGGCGCATCGTCGGCTGGCGGGTGAGCAGTTCCATGCGCACGGACTTTGTGCTCGACGCGCTGGAGCAGGCGCTCTATGCCCGCCAACCCGAGCGGGACGATGCCTTGATCCATCACTCAGACAGAGGTTCGCAATATGTCAGCATTCGCTACACCGAGCGGCTGGCTGAAGCTGGGATTGAGCCTTCTGTAGGCAGCAAGGGCGACTCCTATGACAACGCCCTGGCCGAGACGATCAACGGGCTGTATAAGACCGAGCTGATCCATCGCCGTGCCCCCTGGAAGACCAAAGAATCGGTGGAGCTGGCGACCCTGGAATGGGTAGCTTGGTTCAACAACCACAGACTGATGGAACCCCTGGGCTATATCCCGCCGGCAGAAGCTGAGGCAAACTACTGGCGGCAGCAAGCCAGTCAGGCCACCACGGTGGCGGCCTGA
- a CDS encoding cob(I)yrinic acid a,c-diamide adenosyltransferase — MSYRLSQITTKTGDTGETSLAGGTRVGKNSPYVCALGAVDEVNSMLGLLMSKVVDPDIQRVIATVQNDLFDLGAEFCQPGKLVLSSERVDYVGQEIERFNAGLPPLTEFILPGGSEPAAICHIARTTCRSAERAIVSLEQIDPIASSARVPYLNRLSDLLFVLAQVLNRHAGVAEVYWPSTAGRTTRVGST; from the coding sequence ATGAGCTATCGCTTGAGTCAGATCACAACCAAGACCGGTGACACGGGTGAAACCTCACTTGCTGGCGGCACTCGCGTAGGGAAGAACAGCCCATACGTCTGTGCTTTGGGTGCCGTCGACGAAGTGAACTCCATGCTTGGTTTGCTGATGAGCAAGGTCGTCGATCCAGATATCCAGCGCGTGATCGCAACGGTTCAGAATGACTTGTTCGATCTGGGTGCAGAATTTTGTCAGCCCGGAAAACTTGTTCTTTCGAGTGAGCGCGTCGACTATGTGGGTCAAGAGATCGAGCGATTCAACGCTGGCCTTCCACCTCTGACGGAATTCATTCTTCCTGGCGGATCCGAGCCGGCGGCAATCTGTCACATTGCGCGAACGACGTGTCGTTCGGCCGAACGCGCGATCGTTTCCCTCGAACAGATTGATCCCATCGCATCGTCGGCGCGAGTGCCGTACCTGAACCGCCTTTCCGATCTCCTCTTTGTACTGGCTCAGGTATTGAACAGGCACGCCGGCGTGGCCGAGGTCTATTGGCCATCCACTGCTGGTCGTACAACAAGGGTCGGAAGTACTTGA
- the tnpB gene encoding IS66 family insertion sequence element accessory protein TnpB (TnpB, as the term is used for proteins encoded by IS66 family insertion elements, is considered an accessory protein, since TnpC, encoded by a neighboring gene, is a DDE family transposase.) — MIRIDQLWLAVEPLDMRAGTERLLARVVQVFGSAQAHHGYLFANARATRIKLLVHDGFGVWCAARRLNDGRFVWPREVPTAAAPMTLTQLQFDALVLGLPWQRLEQMRVITRM; from the coding sequence ATGATCCGCATCGATCAACTGTGGCTGGCCGTTGAGCCGCTGGACATGCGCGCCGGCACCGAGCGTTTGCTCGCCCGCGTGGTGCAAGTGTTCGGCTCGGCCCAGGCCCATCACGGCTACCTGTTCGCCAACGCACGCGCCACCCGCATCAAGCTGCTCGTGCATGACGGCTTCGGCGTGTGGTGTGCGGCGCGGCGCTTGAACGACGGCCGTTTCGTGTGGCCGCGCGAGGTTCCCACCGCGGCCGCGCCGATGACCTTGACGCAGCTGCAATTTGACGCCTTGGTGCTCGGATTGCCCTGGCAGCGGCTGGAGCAAATGCGGGTGATCACACGCATGTGA
- a CDS encoding phenylacetate--CoA ligase family protein, with translation MDAGERDEAIVQRLREVCDYAYSSCAFYRVKWDDAGFHPSQVRSLEDFERRCPVVTKADLRAAQHRAPPFGDYLCIPESEIFHIHGTSGTTGHPTAFAIGRDDWQSIANAHARVMWGMGIRPGDIVFVAAILSLYMGSWGALAGAERLGAKAFPFGAGAPGMSSRAVQWLNMMRPQAFYGTPSYALYLAETATKECLSAADFGVERMFFSGEPGASVPGVRNRIKEAYKAEVFDCGSMAEMSPFMNVAASAESSMGMLCWQDVCYTEVCDPATFERVPYGQRGTPVYTHLERTSQPMIRLLSGDLALWTNEKTPCGRTYPRLPQGIFGRIDDMFTIRGENVYPSEIDAALSKLDDYGGEHRIVISRDGHMDELLLRVEATPDLTAKGAQALEAFRSQVAASVHTMLGLRTMIEVVEPGTYPRTDFKARRVIDDREVFRQMAQRLTSSTA, from the coding sequence ATGGATGCCGGCGAGCGCGATGAAGCCATCGTGCAACGCCTCAGAGAAGTCTGCGACTACGCCTACAGCAGTTGCGCGTTCTACCGCGTCAAGTGGGATGATGCGGGCTTTCATCCGAGCCAAGTCCGATCCCTGGAAGATTTCGAGCGCCGCTGCCCGGTGGTCACGAAGGCGGACCTGCGCGCTGCGCAACACCGCGCTCCGCCCTTTGGCGACTATCTTTGCATCCCCGAGAGCGAGATCTTCCATATCCACGGCACGTCAGGCACAACAGGGCACCCGACTGCATTTGCCATCGGCCGTGACGACTGGCAGAGCATAGCCAATGCGCACGCACGCGTCATGTGGGGAATGGGAATCCGGCCGGGCGACATTGTCTTTGTCGCCGCCATCTTGAGCCTTTACATGGGTAGCTGGGGCGCGCTCGCCGGCGCAGAGCGACTGGGCGCCAAAGCATTCCCCTTTGGTGCCGGAGCGCCAGGAATGTCCTCGCGAGCGGTGCAGTGGCTAAACATGATGAGGCCCCAGGCCTTCTACGGCACGCCTTCGTATGCGCTGTACTTGGCCGAGACGGCAACGAAAGAGTGCCTGAGCGCCGCAGACTTCGGCGTCGAGCGGATGTTCTTTTCCGGTGAGCCGGGTGCTTCCGTGCCGGGCGTACGCAATCGCATCAAGGAGGCGTATAAGGCTGAGGTCTTCGACTGCGGATCGATGGCCGAGATGTCGCCCTTCATGAACGTGGCGGCGTCGGCTGAGTCGTCGATGGGCATGCTCTGCTGGCAGGATGTCTGCTACACGGAGGTGTGCGACCCGGCTACCTTCGAGCGCGTTCCCTATGGGCAGCGTGGCACGCCGGTCTACACGCATCTGGAGCGCACTTCGCAGCCCATGATCCGGTTGCTCTCCGGAGACCTCGCGCTCTGGACCAACGAGAAGACACCCTGCGGGCGCACGTATCCCAGACTGCCTCAGGGCATCTTCGGCCGCATTGATGACATGTTCACCATACGTGGTGAAAACGTCTATCCGAGCGAGATCGATGCGGCGTTGAGCAAGCTGGACGACTACGGCGGCGAACACCGCATCGTGATCAGTCGCGACGGTCACATGGATGAGCTGCTGCTTCGAGTGGAAGCCACGCCGGACCTGACCGCCAAGGGCGCTCAGGCATTGGAGGCGTTCAGGAGCCAGGTGGCTGCCTCGGTGCACACCATGCTCGGGCTGCGCACGATGATCGAAGTCGTAGAACCCGGAACTTATCCGCGCACCGACTTCAAGGCACGCCGGGTCATCGACGACCGCGAGGTCTTCAGGCAGATGGCCCAACGCCTGACCTCAAGCACCGCATGA
- a CDS encoding GntR family transcriptional regulator, with amino-acid sequence MNTLLPSKHTMEVVRRSDMPIAPITFQAQHRSIQISIPQTSPSLYEQVYSSILEAICGGILRPGDRLNQDELAARLNVSRQPVTQALTVLRSQDFVQDSGRRGLLVAPIRRAFFESLYELRESLDPMAAKLAARHSDKLSRERVDALMERGHAALRDGRIAELTSADMSFHIWIYESAGNPLLLETLRLYWNHLRRAMVTVLEPSTVRDRVWDEHARILDAVLSGDQQEAERLSLLHIQQAAQRVVGNLPST; translated from the coding sequence TTGAACACTTTATTGCCATCAAAGCACACCATGGAAGTTGTTCGTAGGTCCGATATGCCCATTGCACCGATCACGTTTCAAGCGCAACACCGTAGCATTCAGATCAGCATTCCGCAGACGTCGCCGTCCCTGTATGAGCAGGTCTATTCATCGATTCTGGAGGCAATATGCGGAGGGATCCTTCGTCCAGGCGACCGTCTCAATCAGGACGAGCTTGCCGCCAGACTGAACGTGTCACGTCAACCCGTGACGCAGGCGCTGACGGTACTCAGATCGCAGGATTTCGTGCAGGACTCCGGCCGTCGAGGCTTGCTAGTGGCACCGATACGTCGAGCTTTTTTCGAGTCGCTCTATGAGCTGCGCGAGTCTCTTGACCCCATGGCGGCAAAGCTGGCCGCTCGACACAGCGACAAGCTGTCGCGGGAGCGTGTAGACGCGTTGATGGAGCGCGGGCATGCCGCTCTGCGAGATGGACGTATCGCGGAACTCACAAGTGCCGACATGTCATTTCACATATGGATATATGAGTCGGCCGGCAATCCGCTGCTTCTGGAGACACTGCGCCTCTATTGGAATCACCTGCGGCGGGCAATGGTTACCGTGCTTGAGCCGTCGACCGTTCGTGATCGGGTGTGGGACGAGCACGCGCGAATCCTCGATGCAGTCCTGAGCGGCGACCAGCAGGAAGCTGAAAGGCTCTCGCTGCTCCATATTCAGCAGGCAGCTCAGCGGGTTGTCGGCAACCTGCCATCGACCTGA